A stretch of DNA from Mucilaginibacter daejeonensis:
TGGCGGCCTTTTGTTGTTCGCCTCCCGGCCAGCGAATGTAATCCCCATAATCATGATTACCCAAAATAGAGAACTGCCCGTAAGGGGCCTTCAACTGCTTAAAACGATCGATGTAAGGCTCTATCTCTGATGCCACGTTATTGACAAGGTCGCCCGTGAACACGAAAAGGTCCGATCGTTGGGCGTTGGCCAGGTCGATACCGCGCTGAATGGCATCCACGTTATCAAAGCTTCCCGAATGAATATCTGATAATTGCGTGATGGTAAAACCATCAAAGGCGGCCGGCAGATCATCAAAGTAAAAGGTTTGGCGGTGTACCTTGTAGTCGTACTTACCCTTGAACATGGCATACATGAAGGACGTAAAAGGCACCGAAGCAGCCAAAACAGCGGCCTCACCCACGAACCTGCGCCTTGCAGGCACATAGCTGCCAGTGCCGGGCTTTTTGCCTATAGCATTGACCAGCCCCACCACCAGGCGGTAGATATCGGCCGGAAAGAGCACCAGTACAAAGAACACTTTGCTGACCAGCAACGTGATAAAAATGCTGAGCACCCATTGGTTAAAAGGCGTCATGCCGGGTGGTTTGGAGGAACGCATCATCCCTACCGTCATTAGTATCACGATCAGTACTTGTATAGCCCAGTATACCGTGATCACTACCTTACGAGTGCCTTTACTGGCCGACGACAGCAGAGTACGGATGCCTTGCTGCACATACAGGTCTAACAATAAACTTACTACTACCAGAACGATCGCTAAACCTACTATACCGTGACGCATGGATAAATGTTGAATTGCTCAATATACGAGTGAATGGTAACAGCGCAAGTGGGGCTTTGTTGCCTTACCGTCAGTTTTATTACGTTATGCTGATGCCTCGACGCTAAAACCACTACTTTTGCCCCCAATGGAGACGACCAACCAACCCGACCTTAAGAACAGGTTCGACAGCATCATATTTGACCTCGACGGCACGCTTTGGGATTCGACCGCGAACGTGGCGCAGGCCTGGCAGCAAGCCAAGCAGGAGGTAGATTTTGTTAAGGAAGATATTACCCAGCAAACCGTACGATCGATCACCGGCATGGCTTACGATGCTATTTTTGATAAGCTTTTCCCTTACCTTAACGAGGAAAAGCGCAACACGATCAAGTCTATCTGCGCCCGCCACGAGCTGGAAGTATTGAATACAAAAGGCGGTGAGCTTTATCCCGACCTGAAAGAAACCCTGAGCTACCTGAAAGACCGTTACAAGCTTTTTGTGGTGAGCAACTGCCAGAACGGCTACATTGAGACGTTCCTTCGGTTGAACGACCTGGAAGACGTTTTTATGGGTCACCAATGCTATGGTACCAAAGGGCAGCCCAAATACCAGAACATATTAGATGTGGTGAACGATCACGAGCTGAAAGCACCTGTTTATGTGGGCGATACCCAGGGCGATCATGACAGCGCCACCAAAGCAGGCGTACCTATCATATTTGCCACTTATGGCTTTGGCACCACAACCGGTGAGCCACTGGCCTACATCGATAAGTTCAGCGAGCTGCAAAACATTCTTTAAACGTACGGTCCAGCGAGCCGTCATCCGGCTTGCCACATCAGTGTAAGCAAAAAGGGTCGCCATGTGGCGACCCTTTTTGCTTATTTGATCTTCATCTTTAGTACCGTGAACGAGTAAGCAGGCAGTTCTACTTCAGATGCATTGTTCAAGGCAATGGTAGAACTGACGGGCCTCGCGCCTTTGTCGGTAGGCTCACCCTGCAGCACGGTCATGGCGGCGGTAGTATTGGCGAGCGTTACATCAGGCATCTCTAACGTCGAATGTACCGACACCGGCAACAGGTTCACCATTTTAATGATCAGGTATTTGTTGCGGCTATCCACCACTACCGATGTGGCTACGCGTTTGCTCACCGCGTCGCGTTGGTCAGATAATACGATGGACGATGGTAAATATATATCGCCTGCGTTTTGCCCGTACAATTGCTGCACATAGTAGTTCACCGTAGGCTTCACTTCGGTATTATTAAAGTAGATGAGGTCGGGCGTCCATTGCGTATGTTTCTCTTTAGCCAACAAGGGTGCGTACGAGGCCATGCTCACCACATCACCGTTACGCTCCAAAC
This window harbors:
- a CDS encoding metallophosphoesterase, translating into MRHGIVGLAIVLVVVSLLLDLYVQQGIRTLLSSASKGTRKVVITVYWAIQVLIVILMTVGMMRSSKPPGMTPFNQWVLSIFITLLVSKVFFVLVLFPADIYRLVVGLVNAIGKKPGTGSYVPARRRFVGEAAVLAASVPFTSFMYAMFKGKYDYKVHRQTFYFDDLPAAFDGFTITQLSDIHSGSFDNVDAIQRGIDLANAQRSDLFVFTGDLVNNVASEIEPYIDRFKQLKAPYGQFSILGNHDYGDYIRWPGGEQQKAANLKKLKQHHAELDYRLLLDEHVTLEKNGQKIILAGVQNWGRDFIQIGDLDKALDGVAKDDFTILLSHDPTHWEEKVRYHDKLVHLTLSGHTHGAQFGVETAKFRWSPVKNRYLDWAGPMEENRRNLYVNRGFGFLAFSGRLGIWPEITVIELRKRIA
- a CDS encoding HAD family hydrolase: METTNQPDLKNRFDSIIFDLDGTLWDSTANVAQAWQQAKQEVDFVKEDITQQTVRSITGMAYDAIFDKLFPYLNEEKRNTIKSICARHELEVLNTKGGELYPDLKETLSYLKDRYKLFVVSNCQNGYIETFLRLNDLEDVFMGHQCYGTKGQPKYQNILDVVNDHELKAPVYVGDTQGDHDSATKAGVPIIFATYGFGTTTGEPLAYIDKFSELQNIL